Genomic segment of Thiobacillus sp.:
GACATGGTGCTGAACGGCTGGGAGGTGGGGGGCGGCTCCATCCGTATCCACCGGGAGGAGGTGCAGGAGAAGGTCTTCGGCGCCCTGAACATCGGCGAGACCGAGCGCCAGGAGAAGTTCGGCTTCCTGCTGGATGCCCTGAAGTATGGCGCCCCACCCCACGGCGGCCTGGCCTTTGGCCTGGACCGTCTGGTGACCTTGATGACCGGCGCCGAATCCATCCGCGACGTGATCGCCTTCCCCAAGACCCAGCGGGCTTCCTGCCTGATGACCAGCGCGCCCAATGCGGTGGACGAGAAGCAGCTGCGGGAACTGCATATCCGTCTGCGGAATACGGCGGGGACGGGCACGCCGGCGGCGTAAGGCTGGTTTGCTCCCCTCGCCCGCAAGCGGGAGAGGGGGCTGGGGAGAGGGAAAGCTTTTGCTCTGAAATACCTCTAGCGGTATGCAAAGGGTGATTGGCCGGGGGTGCCCGGCGGCACGTTCCTTTTCTTGATCGGCCAAGAAAAGGAACCAAAAGAAGGCCGCCCCGCTTCCGTCGAAACCCCGAGAATTTCAGACTCGCCTGGGGCAGCGAAAGAACTCGCTTCGCTCAGACACCTTTCGCTGGCCTGCGGCAACCCCAGTCAAGTCCGAAATTCTCGGCGCCGGCAGAGGGGCAGTAAACCGGCAAATGCCGCTGCGTATATCCCGCAGGCTTTATAGCTAACTTTCCTCAAGTTCCTTCAGGGTCTTTCCATCAGCGTTTTTCCAGGCGGTAAGGCCATTGGCCCCTCCCCCGTGAATCACTGCTGCTGCGGCGCTTGGACTAGCAAATTCAGAATCTTTGGTGAACAAGAAGAAGCCATCCTTTTCCACAAGGATTCCGTCTTTGACCAACTTTTTCCGCAGCGCAACAACGAATGGATGCTGTGCTTCGGCTGAAGGACGCTCCGCAACTACCGCTGTGGAATCTTTGAAAATAACGAACCCAGCCTCAGTACGCTGACCATGAGCAATGGCACCTTTATTCTTACAAACAAGCTGATGCTGGGGTGTCACGCTTTTCTTCGAACCTGCAATGGGAGTAAGGAGATCAGACCCTAAAACAGGCAATACCTGCTGAATTCGTGAAAGGAAAACCTCCATATCCTCCCGGTCTGACTCGGGAAGCTTGGGATTCGAGCTGTTTGAATTTTCTAGGCGGTATCGGCCTGCGTTCTTTGCTTCGATCAGAAGACGGTTTTCGAGGTATCGGATGTGCGCCTTTGTTAAGTTTTCGTCTTTGCTCACAAACACCACAACGGCATTCCAGAAATCCTTGGCCTTATGTTGTTTTAGGCGGTCACGGATTACCTCTGCCTCACCGATGTAAGCCAAGGCGTCGCCACTTTCCGGGTCTTCGCCAAAAAGGAAATAGACGCCCGCACTTTCAGATTCTTCCCGAAGAAGGAGATCCTCAAGTTCTGTGCGCGGAGTAGCAAGTGCTTTGCCAGTCCAATTTGAGACCTCTCCGACACGAAGACGCTTTGCGTCACCATACGGAAGAAAGAGTTTGATGGTCGCTGATGTCATAACAAACCTGGTGTCATGCCTGATCTGTGCCTTGATAGTCATGCTACCTCATGCCAAGCACAGGCACCCCATTCCCCTCTGAGTCGCCAATTTTTCCCAGCCCGTCTGGGGGTAGTCGGCGAGTATGTTTGAGCCCCGCAGGGGCGAGTTACGCAGCCGCCCGGTCGGGCTGGGAAAAATTGGGTACCCGAAGGGCGACGAAGCGGGGCGCGGCTTCTTTGGTTACTTTCTTCATCGCGTAATGAAGAAAGTGACGTGCTGCCGGGCACCCCCGGCCAAACGCCCTGGGCTTACGTGAGGCTGGCTGCCAAACGCCATGACGCGACACCGGGACATCAACCGCCACTCAAATCCCCCCTGCCCCTCTTTTCCCAAGGGGGGTGATTACCGGCCCCGTGCCAATACCGCCGTTCAGACCGCCGCGCGGTCTCCACCACCAATTCCCCCTCCCCCATCTCCACCGACACTGCCCCCTCCCGATCCGTCCTCAGCACGGGAATCCCCATGCCCCGATACCGCGCCAGCACCTCCCCATGGGGATGTCCATAACGGTTGCGATGCCCCACCGGCATCACCGCCAGCCGTGGCCGTACTGCCGCCAGGAACTCCGCCGTCGAGGATGTCTTGCTGCCGTGATGGGGTACCACCAGCAGGTCGACCGGCTCCAGCACGCCCCGCTCCGCCAGGTTCATCTCCGACAGCCGCTCGATGTCCGCCGCCAGCAGGGCGCTGTGCCTGCCGGCTTCCACCCGAATCACACAGCCCCGGTCGTTGTCGCCGTAGCCCGCCAGGGCGTAGTGGTGGGCCGGTGGGTGCAGCACGCTGAAACGCACCCCGTCCCAGGTCCAGGCCTGGCCGGCGCTGCAGGTCATGGCATCAGGCCTGGCTGCCATGATGGTGCGGCCGTCATCCCCCAAGGCGGCCCGATCAACACCAGCCAGGGGCGTGAGGAACCACCCGGGACGGTGGCTGGCCAGCAGGGCGGCCACGCCACCGCTGTGGTCCAGGTCGTCGTGGGTGAGCACCAGCCCGTCCAGCCGGTTGATGCCCTGGGACCACAGGTAGGGCGCCACCACCCGGGCGCCGGCGTCCTCGCCGGAGGCGAAGCGGGGACCGGCGTCCACCAGTAGCGAACGGGTGGCGGTACGCACCAGGATGGCTTCCCCCTGGCCCACGTCCAGCACCGTGAGCCAGGCCTGCCCCGGGGCCGGTGCGGGCAGGCGGGGAAAAATCAGGGGCAGGCACATCACCAGGCCCAGCCAGCGGGCTGGAAAGCCCCGGGGCAGCAGCAGTACCGCCGCGCCCAGCAGTCCCAGCACCAGGGCGGCCGGGCCGGGGGCGGCGGCATGCAACACGGGCTGGGGCAGGGCCGACAGCCACTTCAGGCAGGCCATGACGGCCCACACCGCGCCGTGGGCCAGGAGGGCCAGGGCATCCCAGGGCAAGGCGGCGGCCAGCAGGGACAGGGGGACGGCTACCAGGCTGATGACGGGGATGGCCACGGCATTGGCCAGGGGCGAAACCAGCGAAACCTCGTGGAACAGGGCCAGCAGCAGGGGCGCGAGGCCCAGGGTGACGGCCCACTGGGCCTGGACCCAGGTGCGCCATGCGGGCTGGGGTCCCACGCGCCCGGCCCCGGACCAGAGCAGCGTCGCCACGGCGCCGAAGGACAGCCAGAAGCCGGGGGCAAGGGCCGCCCAGGGGTCCAGGAGCATCACCGCCAGGAGGGCTGCCGCCAGCAGGCGGGTGGGGCTGGGGCGCCGGTCCAGCCAGGCCAGGGTGGCGGCCCCCGCCAGCATGTAGAGGGTGCGCTGGGCAGGAATGCCGAAGCCAGCCAGCAGAGTGTAGCCCCCGGCGGCCACCAGGCCCAGGGCGATGCCGGCCCGCTGGGCGGGGAGCCAGAGATTGAGGCGAGGCGCCCGACGCCAGGCAATCCGCACCAAGGCATAGACCAGGGCCGAGAACAGGGTGATGTGGAGCCCGGATACGGAAAAAAGGTGACTCGTGCCCGTCTGGCGGAACAGGGTCCATTGCCCTGCGGGAATGGCGTCCTGGTCCCCCACGGCCAGGGCGGTGACCACGCCGGCATAGGCCGCATCGCCCAGGGACCCGGCCAGGTGGGCGCGCACCCACTCCCGGGACCGGTCCACGAAAGCCATGGCCGTGCCACCGCATTTCGAGGAAGTAGTGGGTGGTGTCCTTACCGAGCCCGTGGCGCGAATGCCCCGCTC
This window contains:
- a CDS encoding GIY-YIG nuclease family protein, with protein sequence MTSATIKLFLPYGDAKRLRVGEVSNWTGKALATPRTELEDLLLREESESAGVYFLFGEDPESGDALAYIGEAEVIRDRLKQHKAKDFWNAVVVFVSKDENLTKAHIRYLENRLLIEAKNAGRYRLENSNSSNPKLPESDREDMEVFLSRIQQVLPVLGSDLLTPIAGSKKSVTPQHQLVCKNKGAIAHGQRTEAGFVIFKDSTAVVAERPSAEAQHPFVVALRKKLVKDGILVEKDGFFLFTKDSEFASPSAAAAVIHGGGANGLTAWKNADGKTLKELEES
- a CDS encoding DNA internalization-related competence protein ComEC/Rec2, whose translation is MLRLAIIAFAAGGAWLQTRVELPPLAWALALPFPGLLLLGWAPGVRIVWVKRAAVLSLACMTGFLYAAWRADLRLGQELDPQWDGRDVVLTGRVAGLPETHPRGLNFVLDVDAVSSPGARPPDRVRLGWYVYGDDPPPRLAGGDCVTLTARLNRPHGNLNPGGFDYEAWLLERGIRATGSVRTPPTTSSKCGGTAMAFVDRSREWVRAHLAGSLGDAAYAGVVTALAVGDQDAIPAGQWTLFRQTGTSHLFSVSGLHITLFSALVYALVRIAWRRAPRLNLWLPAQRAGIALGLVAAGGYTLLAGFGIPAQRTLYMLAGAATLAWLDRRPSPTRLLAAALLAVMLLDPWAALAPGFWLSFGAVATLLWSGAGRVGPQPAWRTWVQAQWAVTLGLAPLLLALFHEVSLVSPLANAVAIPVISLVAVPLSLLAAALPWDALALLAHGAVWAVMACLKWLSALPQPVLHAAAPGPAALVLGLLGAAVLLLPRGFPARWLGLVMCLPLIFPRLPAPAPGQAWLTVLDVGQGEAILVRTATRSLLVDAGPRFASGEDAGARVVAPYLWSQGINRLDGLVLTHDDLDHSGGVAALLASHRPGWFLTPLAGVDRAALGDDGRTIMAARPDAMTCSAGQAWTWDGVRFSVLHPPAHHYALAGYGDNDRGCVIRVEAGRHSALLAADIERLSEMNLAERGVLEPVDLLVVPHHGSKTSSTAEFLAAVRPRLAVMPVGHRNRYGHPHGEVLARYRGMGIPVLRTDREGAVSVEMGEGELVVETARRSERRYWHGAGNHPPWEKRGRGDLSGG